The segment TTCGTCCCGGGTTCAGGAGTTTACACCCCGAAGGGCTTCCTCCTCCAAGCGGCGTCGCTCCGTCAGGCTTGCGCCCATTGCGGAAGATTCCTAACTGCTGCCTCCCGTAGGAGTGGGGCCCGTGTCTCAGTGCCCCTGTGGCCGGCCATCCTCTCAGACCGGCTACCCGTCGTCGCCTTGGTGGGCCTTTACCCCACCAACCAGCTGATGGGACGCGGGCCCATCCGGAAGCGGGCATCCACCCTTTGAACGTACCCCACAGGATACGTCCACATGGGGGATTAGCCCGAGTTTCCCCGGGTTGTCCCCCTCTTCCGGGTAGGTCACCCACGCGTTACTCACCCGTCCGCCGCTGACCGTGAGAAAACCCACGGCCCGCACGACTTGCATGTCTTAGGCACGCCGCCAGCGTTCACCCTGAGCCAGGATCAAACTCTCCAACAAAAACGCCTGCAAGGCGTTAGGTTCGCGTGCATTGCCCTGTTCCCGCGCTTTCAAGATCCCCCGCCGGTTCAACCGGCGCAACTACGAATGTACCAGGGGTGGGCTCTTCTGTCAAGATGGGAGGTATGGTAGACCTCCTGGTGGTGGTCCCCCACCCGGACGACGAGACCTTCGGTGCCGGGGGGGCCCTGCTCCTGGCCAAGGAAGCGGGCCTCAGGACGGGCATCCTCACCCTCACCCGGGGGGAGGCGGGGAGAACCCTGGGCCTCTGCCCGCCGGAGGCCCTACCGCAGGTCCGCCTCCAGGAGCTCCAGCGGGCCGCGGAGATCCTGGAAGTGGACTTCCTCGAGGCCCTTGCCTTCCCCAACGCCCTCCCCCAAAAGGCGGAGGGCGGCCCTAGGGGGCGGGCTACGGAAAGGGGCCTCGCCGACCATCCCGAGGCCAAGGAGGCCATCCGGGAGAGGCTTTTCCGCCTCAAACCCCGGTTCGTCCTCACCTTCCCCCCGGACGGCATCAACGGCCACCCCGACCACGTGGCGGCAAGCCGCTACGTCCGGGAGGCGGCGCAGGACCTGGCCCAAGTGGTCTACTTCGTTCGCCCCGAAGGCCCCTTCCCCGTGACCCACCGCCTGCGCCTGCCCGAGTGGGCCCTAGCGCGCAAGCTCAAGGCCCTAGCCCAGCACAGGACCCAGGCCCTCTCAGTCCTGGCCTTTATGGAACGACACCCGGAACGCCTCTGGACCGAGACCTTCCACCTGCCCCTGGCCGAGGGCACCCGGGAGGGACCTTGGTGGTAAGGCCCCTGGACCACACCGCCGACGTGGGCTTCGCCCTGGAGGCGGAAAGCCTCGAGGGACTCTTCCAGGCGGCCTTAGAAGGACTTCTCCAGGTAATGTTTCAAAACCCCCCTCGGGGAGGGAAGCGGCGGCGGAGGCTGGTCCTTAAGGCCGAGGACCTGGAAACCCTGCTGGTGCGCTACCTCAACGAGCTCCTCTACCTCATCCAAACCAAGGGCTTCGTACCCGGAAGGGCCAGGCTCCGGATCACCCCCGTCCGAGGGGGGTTTCGCCTCACCGCCACCCTGTGGGGCGAGCCCCTGGGGGAAGGCCTTGGCTTCCAAGGGGAGGTGAAGAGCGCCACCTACCACGGGCTTTCCGTGCGCCAGGAAGGGGGCCGCTGGCGGGCCCAGGTGATCCTAGACGTGTAGGGCGGCCAAGCGCTGCCGCACCCGGTCCATGAGCCCCGCTCTTACCAGGGCCCTGGCCCGGAGGAGGGCGTTTTTCACCGCCAGCTCGTCTGCCGAACCGTGGCCGACGAAGACGGGCCCCTCCACCCCCAAAAGGGGCATGGCCCCGTACCGGGCCGGGTCCACCCGGTCCTTCACCCGGCGCAGGGCCCCCCTGGCCAAAAGCCCGCCCAGCCGGGCCATTGGCGAAGAGGTGAGGGCCTCCTTGATCCAGGCGAGGAGCACCTTGGCCTCCCCTTCCGCCAGCTTCAGGACCACGTTCCCGGTGAAGCCGTCGGTGACCACCACCTCCACCGTCCCCAGGAGGATGTCCCGCCCCTCCACGTTGCCGTAGAACCGTTCGCCCAAGGCCTCCCTCAGGAGGGGGTAGGCCTCGAGGACCAAGGCGTTCCCCTTCCCCTCCTCCTCCCCAATGGAGAGGAGGCCCACCTTAGGGGCCAAGACCCCGCTCGCCTCGGCGTAAGCCAGGCCCATGGCGGCAAACTGCACCAGAAAGCCCGGGCGGCAGTCGGCGTTGGCCCCCCCGTCCAGGAGGAAGGTGCGCCCCTTCTGGCTGGGGAACTCCACCAAAAGGGCGGGCCTTTCCACCCCCCTGACCCGGCCCAGGGCGAAGAGGGCCGCGGCCAGGGTGGCCCCCGTGTGGCCCATGGAGACCACGGCCGCCACCTCTCCCCGCCTCAGGAGGTCCATGGCCACCGCGATGGAGCTCTGAGGGCGCTTGCGCACCTGGGTGGCCTGATCCTCCATGCGGATGGCATCGGGGGCGTGAACCAGGGGGAGGCTTCCCCCGAGGCGGCGAAGCTCCGCCCTCAGGACCTCCTCGTCCCCCACCAGGACCACCTCTACACCTTCCCGGGCGGCCAGCAGGGCCCCCCGCACGGTCACCTGGGGAGCCCGGTCCCCCCCCATGGCGTCCAGGGCCACCCTCATGCGCCCGGGGGTAGGTGCTTTTCTATTCTGGCTTGGTAGTTGCGCTTGGGCTGGGCCCCCACCAGGACCTCCACGGGCTGGCCTTCCTTGAAGAGGATCACCGTGGGGATGCTCATGACCCGGTAGCGCATGGCCGTCTTGGGGTTCTCGTCCACGTCCAGCTTGGCCACCACGAGCTTGCCATCGTACTCCTGGGCCAGCTCCTCCAGGATGGGGGCGATCATGCGGCAGGGGGCGCACCACTCGGCCCAGAAGTCCACCAGGACCAGGGAAGAACCCCTCAGGACCTCCTCAAAGCTGGCGTCGTTCACCTCTATCGGCTTCGCCATACCCCCTCACTCTATAGCAAGGTCTCCCGGGGCCCAAGCCCCGGGCCACCTTCTTTGGCTCACCGCTTCCTCTTCCCGCCCTTCTTCTTCCCGCCCCCAAAGCCTCCCGTGCCCCGGAGGAAGCTCTTCAGCTTGTTCTCAAACTCGGGGGACTGCTTGGGCAGGCGCCGGGGCCTGGGGGGAGGGCTGCCCTCGGGAGCGGGGGTCAGGTCCTTGATGGAGAGGTCCAGGCGGCCCTTGGGGTCGCGCCCCTTGACCATGACCTGGACGATGTCCCCCTCGTTGAGGAAGTCCCGGACGTTCCGCACGAACTCGTGGGCGATCTGGGAGATGTGCACCAGGCCCTGCTCTCCCCCAGGGAGCTCCACGAAGGCGCCGAAATCCGTCACCCGCACCACGCGGCCCTCTACGATGCTTCCTGCTTCTAGCTCCACGTTCCTTCTCCTCGCGCGGTCTTGCCGCGATGCCCCCACTATAGCACAAGGGGCCGGACCCCCCTCGAGTCCAAGGAGGCCAGGAGCTCGGCGAAGGTCCGGCCCAAGAGGGGGTGGCGGCCCGTAGGCAGGAGGTCCACAAGGGGCACCAGGACGAAGGCCCGCTGGTGCAGGCGGGGGTGGGGCACCCTCAGGCCCTCCTCCTCCACGACCAGGTCGCCGTAGAGCAGGAGGTCCAGATCCAGGGTCCTTGGGCCAAAGCGCTCCTTGCGCTCCCGGCCCAAGCGCTCCTCTATGCGGAGCATCTCGGAGAGGAGGAGCCGGGGCGGAAGCCCCGTCTCCAGCTCGGCCACCAGGTTCAGGTAGAGGGGCTGGGGCGGGCCCACGGGGTCGGTCTCGTAGACGGGGGAAAGCCGGAGAAGGCGGGTCTCGGGCAGCCGGGAGAGGGCGGAAAGCCCCGCAAGGAGGTAGGCCGCCCGGTCCCCCAGGTTGCTCCCTAGGCCCACGTAGGCCTTCACGGCGCCTCGAGGAGCCGCACCAGCTCCCGCACCTCCCGGGCCCGGTCCTTGGGCACCACCAGGACCTCGTCCCCCACCTTGGCCACCACCAGGCCGGAGACCCCCAGGGTGGCCACCGTGCCCCGGTCGGCGTAGACCACGCAGCCGAAGGTGTCCAGGGCCACGTGCCGCCCCCCTCCCAGGCGCACGTTCTCCTGTTCGTCCTGGGCGAAGACCCGCTCCAGGGCCCGCCAGTTGCCCACATCGTCCCAGGGGAAGCGGCCCAGGACCACCCTCAAGGCCTCCGCCTTCTCCATCACCCCGTAGTCTATGGAGATCTTGGGGAGCCCCCCATACACCCCTTCCAGGGGCTCCCCCCGGAGGAGGCGCGTGAGGGCCTCGGCGTGGCTCGGCAGGTGGCGGCGGAAGAGCTCGGCCATGGTGCCGGGGGTGAAGGCGAAGACCCCTCCGTTCCACACGTACCCTCCCTTCAGGTACTCCAGGGCCTTGGCGTAGGAAGGCTTTTCCACAAAGCCCTCCCCCCGGTACCAAAGGCCCTCCCTCGGCCCCAGGCGGATGTAGCCGTACTCCGTCTCCGGGCGGGTGGGCCTGAGGCCCAGGACCACCACATACCCCTCCTCCGCCGCCTCCAGCATGGCCGCAAGGGCCTCGCGGTAGGCCTCCTCGTCCCCCACGTAGTGGTCGGCGGGGAGGACCAGAAGGCGGTCTGCGCCCTCCCTTAAGGCGGTGGCCACCCCGAGGAGCACGGCCCCGGCGGTGTCCCGCCCCAGGGGCTCGAGGAGGAGCCGAACCCCGTCGGCGTAGGGGCGGGCCACCGCCTCCTGGTCCTTCCGGACGACGAGGAGCGTGTTCTCCTTGGGCACCAGGGGGGCGATGCGCTCCAGGGTGGCCTCCAATAGGGTCTTGCCGTTCAGGAGAGGCAGGAAGGGCTTGGGGAGGTCCTCCCGGGAGAGGGGCCAGAGCCTCTCCCCCCGCCCTCCCGCCATGACCAGGGCATAGGCCTTCACGCTCCCACCACCTTTCGGTAAAGGGTTAGGTAGTCCTCCGCCATCCGCCTCCTGGAGAACCGGGCCTCGGCGTAGAGGCGGATGGCCTTGCGGTCCAGGGTCTTAAGCCGCTCCAGATAGTCCAAGGCCTCCTCCCAGCCCTCCACCAAAAACCCCGTCTCCCCGTGGCGCACCGTCTCGGGGAGGGCCCCCAGGGGCCTCGCTAGGACGGGCACCCCGCTCATCATAGCCTCCACGGGGGCAAGGCCGAAGGGCTCCTTGAAGTTCACGAAGTGGAGGAGGGCGATGGCCCCCGCAAGGAGCTCGCCCCGGGCCTCGGGGTCCACGGGCCCCAGAAACTCCACCCCTTCTCCCAGCAGGGGGGCCACCTGGTCCCGGAAGTAGGCCTCGTCCTGAATGGGCCCGGCGATCTTCAGGGGCAGCCTCGCCCTCCGGGCAAAGAGGATGGCCTCCCGGATCCCCTTGTCCGGGTGGATGCGGGAGAGGACAAGGAGGTGCTTTCCCCCTTCCCCAAGGGGGTAGCGCCCCGGGTCCACCCCGTGGTGGACCACGCCCAAATAGGGGAGGCCCGGGTCCTTGTCGGCCTCGGAGATGGCCACGTAGTGGACGTGGGGCAGGGCAGCATAGCGGCGGTAGACCTTCTTGATCCTCTCGCTGGAGAAGCCGTGGATGGTGGTGAGGACCGGGACCCGCACGAAGGGGGTGAAGTAAAGGGGCATGAAGTCGTAGTGGTTGTGGAGAAGGTCAAACTCCCCCGCCTCCTCCATGGCCTTGGCGATGTGGAGGAACTCCTCCACCTTCCAATCCGCCTCCTTGTCCTCCCAGAGGGGCTTCCTGGCGGTGCAGCGCAGGGGGGCCCGGGTTTTGGAGTCACAGGTGGCGTAGAGGACCACCTCCACCCCGAGGTCCAGAAGGGCCTCGGTGAGGTCAAAGACCACCTGCTCCCAGGGGCCGTAGCGCCTGGGGGGGACGCGCCAGGCGATGGGGGCCAGCATGGCCACCCTCATGGGGCCTCCTCCCGGGGAAAGGGCCC is part of the Thermus islandicus DSM 21543 genome and harbors:
- a CDS encoding PIG-L deacetylase family protein, yielding MVDLLVVVPHPDDETFGAGGALLLAKEAGLRTGILTLTRGEAGRTLGLCPPEALPQVRLQELQRAAEILEVDFLEALAFPNALPQKAEGGPRGRATERGLADHPEAKEAIRERLFRLKPRFVLTFPPDGINGHPDHVAASRYVREAAQDLAQVVYFVRPEGPFPVTHRLRLPEWALARKLKALAQHRTQALSVLAFMERHPERLWTETFHLPLAEGTREGPWW
- a CDS encoding archease, translating into MVVRPLDHTADVGFALEAESLEGLFQAALEGLLQVMFQNPPRGGKRRRRLVLKAEDLETLLVRYLNELLYLIQTKGFVPGRARLRITPVRGGFRLTATLWGEPLGEGLGFQGEVKSATYHGLSVRQEGGRWRAQVILDV
- the plsX gene encoding phosphate acyltransferase PlsX produces the protein MRVALDAMGGDRAPQVTVRGALLAAREGVEVVLVGDEEVLRAELRRLGGSLPLVHAPDAIRMEDQATQVRKRPQSSIAVAMDLLRRGEVAAVVSMGHTGATLAAALFALGRVRGVERPALLVEFPSQKGRTFLLDGGANADCRPGFLVQFAAMGLAYAEASGVLAPKVGLLSIGEEEGKGNALVLEAYPLLREALGERFYGNVEGRDILLGTVEVVVTDGFTGNVVLKLAEGEAKVLLAWIKEALTSSPMARLGGLLARGALRRVKDRVDPARYGAMPLLGVEGPVFVGHGSADELAVKNALLRARALVRAGLMDRVRQRLAALHV
- the trxA gene encoding thioredoxin → MAKPIEVNDASFEEVLRGSSLVLVDFWAEWCAPCRMIAPILEELAQEYDGKLVVAKLDVDENPKTAMRYRVMSIPTVILFKEGQPVEVLVGAQPKRNYQARIEKHLPPGA
- a CDS encoding S1 RNA-binding domain-containing protein, which encodes MELEAGSIVEGRVVRVTDFGAFVELPGGEQGLVHISQIAHEFVRNVRDFLNEGDIVQVMVKGRDPKGRLDLSIKDLTPAPEGSPPPRPRRLPKQSPEFENKLKSFLRGTGGFGGGKKKGGKRKR
- the folK gene encoding 2-amino-4-hydroxy-6-hydroxymethyldihydropteridine diphosphokinase → MKAYVGLGSNLGDRAAYLLAGLSALSRLPETRLLRLSPVYETDPVGPPQPLYLNLVAELETGLPPRLLLSEMLRIEERLGRERKERFGPRTLDLDLLLYGDLVVEEEGLRVPHPRLHQRAFVLVPLVDLLPTGRHPLLGRTFAELLASLDSRGVRPLVL
- a CDS encoding mannose-1-phosphate guanylyltransferase, which gives rise to MKAYALVMAGGRGERLWPLSREDLPKPFLPLLNGKTLLEATLERIAPLVPKENTLLVVRKDQEAVARPYADGVRLLLEPLGRDTAGAVLLGVATALREGADRLLVLPADHYVGDEEAYREALAAMLEAAEEGYVVVLGLRPTRPETEYGYIRLGPREGLWYRGEGFVEKPSYAKALEYLKGGYVWNGGVFAFTPGTMAELFRRHLPSHAEALTRLLRGEPLEGVYGGLPKISIDYGVMEKAEALRVVLGRFPWDDVGNWRALERVFAQDEQENVRLGGGRHVALDTFGCVVYADRGTVATLGVSGLVVAKVGDEVLVVPKDRAREVRELVRLLEAP
- a CDS encoding glycosyltransferase family 4 protein; translation: MRVAMLAPIAWRVPPRRYGPWEQVVFDLTEALLDLGVEVVLYATCDSKTRAPLRCTARKPLWEDKEADWKVEEFLHIAKAMEEAGEFDLLHNHYDFMPLYFTPFVRVPVLTTIHGFSSERIKKVYRRYAALPHVHYVAISEADKDPGLPYLGVVHHGVDPGRYPLGEGGKHLLVLSRIHPDKGIREAILFARRARLPLKIAGPIQDEAYFRDQVAPLLGEGVEFLGPVDPEARGELLAGAIALLHFVNFKEPFGLAPVEAMMSGVPVLARPLGALPETVRHGETGFLVEGWEEALDYLERLKTLDRKAIRLYAEARFSRRRMAEDYLTLYRKVVGA